One Eubacterium sp. AB3007 genomic window, GCGTTGGTTTCCCTGGCGGCTTGTAGACAAGATCACCAAGTATCTCCTTAAACTTATCCTTGCCCATCAGCTTCTCCATGTCAGTGAGCGTGATCAGTGACTTCTGGTAGATGTCCTTATATCCAGCCTGCTTCGCTGCCTCTGCCACTGCTTCCTCATCCCGGTACTTCCTGACGGATCTTCCTGCGACCACCTTATAGCCAGCCCATTCCTTTCCGTGGTTTACTGCGGTTTCGGTGGCATAGGCTGTGATCTCGTTCGCCCACTTGGTCAGATCCGGGATGATGGCAAGGATCTCCTCGATCTCCGTATCTGTCAGAAGAGGCGGCTTTCTGAATTCCATCTGGGCGATCTTTAGCTTCTCCTCTGCTCTTGCTCTGCACCGGACTGCTGCTCTACAGAAGGTACACCATTCGCCAGGAGTGTATTCTCCCTCTCCGGCAAAGGCCATTTCCGCCTTGGGCTTCAGCTCGTTATCCGCCCAGTCCCTGAGTTCTGTTACGGAGATCGTCCAGGTGCTCACGTGCTCCCGCCTTGGCTGAAAGATAGTCATGGACACCTTATTGATGTCGTATAGAGCATCGTAGATCTCAAGCGCACCTATGGCGTACAGTTTCATCTGCGGATTGTTCTCTGCTTCGACCAGTACTCCCATACCGTACTTGAAGTCGATGATGTGGAGCCGGTCATCTGCGATAATGATGCAGTCTCCGGTGCCAAACCCGTCTGGGACGTAACAAGAAAAGTCCAGGTGCTGCTCGATGAGAACTATTGGGTCACTGCATACCTGCTTTGCGATTTCTAGCTGTTCCATGATGAAGTCCACATAGGCATCGGTACACTCTTCCATCTCATCGGAGTCATAGTCCGAAGTCGGCCGTTTACTCCTCATACGCAGTGCACGCTTCAACTTGTGCTCACACAGCGCATGTGCCGCAGTGCCTTCCCTGGCTGCCTCCGAGGTGGTATCCTCGAACTCAAGCTCCAGCCTAGCCGATGGTAAGCAGTGAAGCCACCGGTGGGATCCGGAAGCAGAGAGAATTGCATGATTACTCATCGGACATCCCCTCCGCTTCTTTCATGATCGCTGGGTAATGCTTCGGGTCTACCGCACTCAGCTTATCTGCACCGTAGCGCTTCAGCATCTCCCTGATCTCTGCAGTATGACCTGCTCGACTCTTGTCCGCGAGTACTCCTCTCACCTGTTCCAGCGTGTACTTTGGTGCTGCTTCTTTTTCTGACACCTGCTCAGATGATCCGTCTGTCAGCTCGCCGCATAACAGCTCCAGTCTTTTCGAGCACTCCTTCAGATCCTCCGCCGCAGCAGACATCAGCCTTGCCGCATCAAGCATGATCTTGGCCTTCTCCATACTGGTCACCTCCTCTCTCTGACTTACAGATGGCGATCTCTCCCACACTGTCACCGGGTACCAGGATAGTAACCTTGCGTCTATCCCCAAAGAGATATCGCAGGAGCCTCTCCCGGATGGTGACATTCCGGCAAGCGAATACGCCATCAGACTGTGGCTTTTCTGAAACACTGATCATGACTTTGTGTTCCACGTTTATTCCTCCTTTCCGAGGTGCTGTAGTTGTTGCCCTCTACCTGGTAGCCACGGGAGGTGATGATATCTGACGTTTTATTGCAAAAAAATAAAGGCCTGCAGGATTTTTCCTACAGACCATAAATATGGGATTCTTTATAAAGGATCAGGCGGCATTTGATCAATGTCGGTAAGTGTCATTTGCGCTACATCATTATACACTTCAAGTGTGCCAGTGAAATAGCCACCATTAAGACCCGCTTCAAGCATTCCTTCAAAGTTCTCAAAACCCATTTCTTGAGCACATTTGTCGAATTTGGGTAAATCTTCCCCCCAGATAATTACCTGAACACGATCAGGATCTGGGTAATCTGCTCCGACGTTGATGAAGAGTGGAGATCCCTCTATGTCATCACGATATGACCACCAATAATCTTCAATATATAGATTGACGGTCTGATCTATATAATCACCAACCTCATCATAGGATACTACGGGGTATTCAGATTGAACTTCAGAATCAAATTCATCCTCCTCGTCTTCAGCTT contains:
- a CDS encoding DUF2800 domain-containing protein: MSNHAILSASGSHRWLHCLPSARLELEFEDTTSEAAREGTAAHALCEHKLKRALRMRSKRPTSDYDSDEMEECTDAYVDFIMEQLEIAKQVCSDPIVLIEQHLDFSCYVPDGFGTGDCIIIADDRLHIIDFKYGMGVLVEAENNPQMKLYAIGALEIYDALYDINKVSMTIFQPRREHVSTWTISVTELRDWADNELKPKAEMAFAGEGEYTPGEWCTFCRAAVRCRARAEEKLKIAQMEFRKPPLLTDTEIEEILAIIPDLTKWANEITAYATETAVNHGKEWAGYKVVAGRSVRKYRDEEAVAEAAKQAGYKDIYQKSLITLTDMEKLMGKDKFKEILGDLVYKPPGKPTLVPVTDKRPAINTTNAKSEFNEITEDK